One genomic segment of Nocardia spumae includes these proteins:
- a CDS encoding MFS transporter yields MNAPGAVAPATGDGASAGGTRRPYVALAVVTAVLFVTFLDTTIVSVALGDIQSDVHAGVVSLQWVVNAYTLVFASLMLTAGTLGDRWGRKRVMVGGLVVFCIGSVLSALAGGVSLLIAGRAVMGVGAAASEPGTLSVIRHIFPDRGARAKALGAWAAVSGLALALGPVIGGVLVGAFGWRSIFWFNLIVGVVVLAAALKFVPESADPQPGPVDWAGFVLGATFLGCVIYAAISGEQVGYSSASVITLFVIGALAFVAFLWVETRAPNPMFDFHYLERPLVRSALVVAFAVYFGIFSIFFFTALYLQEVVSYSGWRTAAVFGPMAVAIIAGSLISGFWVALRGSRTPMIAGCVLGAAGILLTRHFLGVTVEFTPLALALMLAGLGFGIAVVPLTSAVLSGVPAEHSGMAAAATNTMRQVGAVVGVAALGSLVNSFLNSDLRDRLRQIGVPANFQAIVIDAIETGNVPAGGDAAASAAYGPIVNRVINATYEAFHRGLEVALLVSAIMILLAAVVTAVWLPRRGDRAGYVHED; encoded by the coding sequence GTGAATGCGCCCGGCGCGGTCGCGCCGGCGACCGGGGACGGCGCATCGGCGGGCGGAACCCGGCGACCCTATGTCGCGCTGGCGGTGGTCACCGCGGTGCTGTTCGTGACCTTCCTCGACACCACCATCGTCAGCGTCGCACTCGGCGATATCCAGTCCGATGTGCATGCCGGGGTGGTGTCGCTGCAGTGGGTGGTCAACGCCTACACGCTGGTCTTCGCGAGCCTGATGCTCACCGCCGGCACTCTCGGCGACCGGTGGGGCCGCAAACGCGTGATGGTCGGCGGGCTCGTCGTGTTCTGTATCGGCTCGGTGCTGTCGGCGCTGGCCGGTGGCGTCTCGCTGCTGATCGCGGGGCGCGCGGTGATGGGTGTCGGTGCGGCGGCCTCGGAACCGGGCACGCTGTCGGTGATCCGGCACATCTTCCCGGATCGCGGTGCCCGAGCCAAGGCGCTGGGCGCCTGGGCGGCGGTGTCGGGGCTGGCCCTGGCGTTGGGGCCGGTGATCGGCGGTGTGCTGGTCGGCGCCTTCGGCTGGCGCTCGATCTTCTGGTTCAACCTGATCGTCGGCGTGGTCGTGCTGGCGGCCGCGCTGAAATTCGTTCCGGAGAGCGCCGATCCGCAGCCGGGTCCGGTCGACTGGGCCGGATTCGTCCTGGGCGCCACCTTTCTCGGATGCGTGATCTACGCGGCCATCTCCGGTGAGCAGGTGGGCTACTCGTCCGCCTCGGTGATCACGCTGTTCGTGATCGGCGCGCTCGCGTTCGTCGCGTTCCTGTGGGTCGAGACGCGTGCGCCCAACCCGATGTTCGACTTCCACTATCTGGAGCGTCCGCTGGTACGCAGCGCGCTGGTGGTCGCCTTCGCGGTCTACTTCGGGATCTTCTCGATCTTCTTCTTCACCGCGCTGTATCTCCAAGAGGTGGTGAGCTATTCGGGCTGGCGGACCGCGGCGGTCTTCGGCCCGATGGCGGTGGCGATCATCGCCGGATCACTGATCTCCGGCTTCTGGGTGGCGCTGCGTGGATCCCGTACGCCGATGATCGCCGGCTGTGTGCTGGGTGCGGCGGGAATTCTGCTCACCCGTCACTTCCTGGGCGTCACGGTCGAATTCACGCCGCTGGCGCTGGCGCTGATGCTGGCCGGACTCGGTTTCGGTATCGCCGTGGTACCACTGACCTCGGCGGTACTGTCCGGCGTTCCGGCCGAACATTCCGGTATGGCGGCCGCGGCCACCAACACCATGCGACAGGTCGGTGCGGTCGTCGGTGTGGCCGCGCTGGGCTCGCTGGTGAACTCCTTCCTCAATTCCGATCTGCGGGATCGGTTGCGGCAGATCGGGGTTCCGGCCAACTTCCAGGCCATCGTGATCGACGCCATCGAGACCGGCAATGTCCCGGCCGGTGGTGACGCCGCGGCCTCGGCGGCTTATGGACCCATCGTGAATCGGGTCATCAACGCCACCTACGAGGCGTTCCACCGCGGACTCGAGGTGGCGCTGCTGGTGTCTGCGATCATGATCCTGCTCGCCGCCGTCGTCACCGCGGTATGGCTGCCGCGTCGCGGGGACCGTGCCGGGTACGTGCACGAGGACTGA
- a CDS encoding TetR/AcrR family transcriptional regulator, which produces MRSVSDNGPGTKRVRLSPDERREQLVTLGVNMLRDRTLEDISIGEIARQAGISRGLLFHYFASKQDFQRAIVRRANEELLARTMPDRSLGLLGMLHDAVERYVDYVSENRISYQGLLRGPASGSPELLALADATRDAIVDRILTETPLTPDDPELPRLRLVFRGWIAFVEETTLIWLREETIGRTELIDTLVGALPALAMHPALAEWLAESADGSTLPA; this is translated from the coding sequence ATGAGATCCGTGAGTGACAACGGTCCCGGAACCAAAAGGGTGCGGCTGAGCCCGGACGAGCGCCGGGAACAGCTGGTCACCCTCGGCGTGAACATGTTGCGCGACCGCACGCTCGAGGACATCTCCATCGGGGAGATCGCCCGGCAGGCGGGGATCTCCCGGGGCCTGCTGTTCCACTACTTCGCCTCGAAACAGGACTTCCAGCGCGCCATCGTCCGCCGCGCCAACGAGGAGTTGCTGGCCCGGACCATGCCCGATCGCAGTCTCGGCCTGCTGGGGATGCTGCACGATGCGGTCGAGCGCTACGTCGACTACGTCAGCGAGAACCGTATCTCCTATCAGGGCCTGCTGCGCGGCCCCGCCAGCGGCAGCCCGGAACTGCTGGCCCTGGCCGATGCCACCCGCGACGCCATCGTCGACCGGATCCTCACCGAAACACCGTTGACCCCCGACGATCCCGAACTGCCCCGGCTGCGGCTGGTGTTCCGCGGCTGGATCGCCTTCGTCGAGGAAACCACCCTGATCTGGTTGCGCGAGGAGACGATCGGCCGCACCGAACTGATCGATACCCTGGTCGGCGCGCTACCGGCACTGGCCATGCATCCGGCGCTGGCCGAATGGCTGGCCGAATCGGCGGACGGCAGCACCCTGCCCGCGTGA
- a CDS encoding flavin-containing monooxygenase, with product MSRRVTDNGRGAASEGGGEAAPARHVRTLIVGSGFSGLGLAIRLSQQGRDDYLVLERGNDVGGTWRDNTYPGAACDVPSQLYSYSFALNPDWSRSFSKQPEIQAYIQGVADRYGVRDKHLFDCEMTGARWNDEVARWEVQTSRGAFTADVLVSAVGALCEPNLPDIKGISGFEGQIFHSARWDHDADLTGKRVAVIGTGASAIQIVPSIAPKVARLDLYQRTAPWLLPRMDRQYTRAERLAFKYVPGVQKLSRAAIYAARETQVVGLAKFPPAMLAFEGLARLKLRLEVSDATLREKVTPNFRIGCKRMLISNEYYPALGRDNVDVVTDGIREVRANSIVTADGTEREVDAIIVATGFHVTDSPVYETISGRDGRTLTELFDEVGQQGYKGAAIHNFPNMFFMLGPNVGLGHTSMVYMIESQINYVADAIATVDQRGLRTVEVRKDVQDKYNRDLQDSMAASVWLNGGCASWYLDKHGNNTTLWPDFTFRFRKLTEKFDVAAYETTQSTDEAARPDLKVVATQ from the coding sequence ATGAGTCGTAGGGTTACAGACAACGGCCGCGGCGCTGCGTCCGAAGGCGGTGGCGAAGCTGCGCCCGCTCGTCATGTGCGCACCTTGATCGTCGGCAGCGGATTCTCCGGGCTCGGGCTGGCCATCCGGCTGAGCCAGCAGGGGCGCGACGACTATCTCGTACTCGAGCGCGGCAACGATGTCGGCGGTACCTGGCGGGACAACACCTACCCGGGTGCGGCCTGCGATGTGCCCTCACAGCTGTATTCGTATTCGTTCGCGCTCAACCCGGACTGGTCCCGGTCGTTCTCCAAGCAGCCGGAGATCCAGGCCTACATCCAGGGCGTGGCCGACCGCTACGGGGTGCGCGACAAGCACCTGTTCGATTGCGAGATGACCGGCGCGCGCTGGAACGACGAAGTGGCCCGCTGGGAGGTGCAGACCAGCCGGGGTGCCTTCACCGCCGATGTCCTGGTCTCCGCCGTCGGTGCGCTGTGTGAGCCGAATCTGCCGGATATCAAGGGCATCAGCGGTTTCGAAGGGCAGATCTTCCACTCCGCGCGCTGGGATCACGACGCCGATCTGACGGGTAAGCGGGTCGCGGTGATCGGCACCGGAGCCTCGGCCATTCAGATCGTGCCCTCGATCGCGCCGAAGGTCGCCCGCCTGGACCTCTATCAGCGCACCGCGCCCTGGCTGCTGCCGCGAATGGACCGTCAGTACACGCGGGCCGAGCGGCTGGCGTTCAAATACGTTCCGGGCGTGCAGAAGTTGTCCCGCGCGGCCATCTACGCCGCCCGGGAGACGCAGGTCGTCGGACTGGCCAAGTTCCCGCCCGCGATGCTGGCGTTCGAAGGGCTCGCCCGGCTCAAGCTGCGGCTCGAGGTGTCCGACGCGACGTTGCGCGAGAAGGTGACGCCGAACTTCCGCATCGGCTGTAAGCGCATGCTGATCTCGAACGAGTACTACCCGGCGCTGGGACGCGACAACGTCGATGTCGTCACCGACGGTATCCGCGAGGTCCGCGCGAACTCGATCGTCACCGCCGACGGCACCGAGCGCGAGGTCGACGCCATCATCGTGGCCACCGGCTTCCACGTCACCGATTCGCCGGTGTACGAGACCATCTCCGGTCGTGACGGGCGCACCCTCACCGAACTCTTCGACGAGGTCGGCCAGCAGGGCTACAAGGGCGCGGCCATCCACAACTTCCCGAATATGTTCTTCATGCTCGGGCCGAACGTGGGCCTGGGCCACACCTCGATGGTGTACATGATCGAATCGCAGATCAACTACGTCGCCGACGCCATCGCCACCGTCGACCAGCGCGGACTGCGCACAGTCGAGGTGCGAAAAGACGTGCAGGACAAGTACAACCGCGACCTGCAGGACAGCATGGCCGCCAGTGTCTGGCTCAACGGCGGCTGCGCCAGCTGGTACCTGGACAAGCACGGCAACAACACCACGCTGTGGCCCGATTTCACCTTCCGCTTCCGTAAGCTGACCGAGAAATTCGATGTCGCGGCGTACGAGACGACCCAATCGACCGACGAGGCCGCGCGGCCCGATCTGAAAGTGGTGGCAACACAGTGA
- a CDS encoding SDR family NAD(P)-dependent oxidoreductase produces MSNDAYFTGKVCVITGAGSGIGRALAENLARRGAKLALSDIDSEGLAETVRRVEALGAQVKSDRLNVAEREAVLLYADEVKKHFGVVHQIYNNAGIAFHGEVNESQFKDFERVMDVDFWGVVNGTKAFLPYLIESGDGHVINVSSLFGLIAVPSQSAYNAAKFAVRGFTESLRQEMLGGKKPVKVTCVHPGGIKTAVARNATYAEGLDANQLSAFFDKKLAMHTPEMAAQTITEGVRKGHGRVLIGWEAKALDLFVRTTGSYYQRIASIVNSRFMP; encoded by the coding sequence GTGAGCAATGACGCTTACTTCACGGGCAAGGTTTGTGTGATCACGGGCGCCGGGTCGGGCATCGGCCGGGCACTGGCCGAGAATCTGGCCCGCCGGGGCGCGAAACTCGCGCTGTCCGATATCGATTCCGAAGGCTTGGCCGAGACGGTCCGACGCGTCGAAGCGCTGGGTGCCCAGGTCAAATCCGATCGGCTCAACGTGGCCGAGCGCGAGGCCGTCCTGCTCTACGCCGACGAGGTGAAAAAGCATTTCGGTGTCGTGCACCAGATCTACAACAACGCCGGTATCGCCTTCCACGGCGAGGTCAACGAGTCCCAGTTCAAGGACTTCGAGCGTGTCATGGATGTCGACTTCTGGGGAGTCGTCAACGGCACCAAGGCTTTCCTGCCCTACCTCATCGAATCCGGCGACGGTCACGTGATCAACGTGTCGTCGCTGTTCGGTCTGATCGCGGTGCCGAGTCAGAGTGCCTACAACGCGGCGAAGTTCGCGGTGCGCGGTTTCACCGAATCGCTGCGTCAGGAGATGCTGGGCGGTAAGAAGCCGGTCAAGGTCACCTGTGTGCATCCGGGCGGTATCAAGACCGCGGTGGCGCGCAACGCCACCTACGCCGAGGGGCTCGACGCGAATCAGCTCTCCGCCTTCTTCGACAAGAAGCTCGCCATGCACACCCCGGAGATGGCCGCGCAGACCATCACCGAGGGCGTGCGCAAGGGGCACGGCCGGGTGCTGATCGGCTGGGAGGCGAAGGCGCTGGATCTGTTCGTGCGCACCACGGGCTCCTACTATCAGCGCATCGCCAGCATCGTCAACAGCCGGTTCATGCCCTGA
- a CDS encoding alpha/beta hydrolase, with protein sequence MPLPIARAVLHPMFRYAMHSRLPFTLQRALLDAGSVLQLLPSGTRVDRMRLGGRSAERVTAAGATGSGAVLYLHGGGYTIGSPATHRSLAGHLARDIGCPVYVPDYRLAPEHPYPAALDDAEAAFLELVSTGLAPEQIAISGDSAGGGLSLALAQRLRDRHGIRPAGLGLIAPWADPNELPSRARDLVINTPWSRMCAAAYLGDGDPLDSGYAPLLGVLRGLPVIYVQVDAGELLHDQCERLVEALRVAEVPVRFSVTHGLWHVSQLQASLVQPAAAAARELAQFLGESLQPAQIRSIG encoded by the coding sequence ATGCCCTTGCCGATCGCACGGGCCGTCCTGCATCCGATGTTCCGGTATGCCATGCACAGCCGGCTGCCCTTCACCCTGCAGCGGGCGCTGCTCGATGCCGGTTCCGTGCTGCAGCTCCTACCGAGCGGGACCCGGGTGGACCGGATGCGACTGGGTGGACGCTCCGCCGAGCGGGTGACCGCGGCCGGTGCGACCGGCTCGGGCGCGGTGCTGTATCTGCACGGCGGTGGCTACACCATCGGATCCCCGGCCACCCATCGGTCGCTGGCGGGACATCTGGCACGCGATATCGGCTGTCCGGTCTACGTCCCGGACTACCGGCTCGCGCCGGAACACCCCTATCCGGCCGCGCTCGATGACGCCGAGGCGGCATTCCTGGAGTTGGTGTCGACCGGGTTGGCCCCCGAGCAGATCGCGATCTCCGGTGATTCGGCCGGTGGCGGCTTGTCGCTGGCGCTCGCGCAGCGGTTGCGGGATCGGCACGGTATCCGGCCCGCGGGCCTCGGCCTGATCGCGCCGTGGGCGGATCCGAACGAGCTGCCGAGTCGCGCGCGGGATCTGGTGATCAATACGCCGTGGTCGCGGATGTGCGCGGCCGCGTACCTCGGTGACGGCGATCCGCTGGATTCGGGTTACGCACCGCTGCTGGGTGTGCTGCGCGGCCTGCCGGTCATCTATGTCCAGGTCGATGCCGGGGAGTTGCTGCACGATCAGTGCGAGCGGCTGGTGGAGGCGCTGCGTGTGGCCGAGGTGCCGGTTCGGTTCTCGGTGACCCACGGCCTCTGGCATGTTTCCCAGCTGCAGGCATCGCTGGTACAGCCCGCGGCGGCCGCCGCTCGTGAGCTGGCGCAGTTCCTCGGCGAATCGCTGCAACCAGCGCAAATTCGATCCATAGGATAG
- a CDS encoding AMP-dependent synthetase/ligase yields the protein MREFEVPATYTIPEDANMSDGAFRHAERTPGLVVFNRPDGKGGWTDVTAAEFAKHVTAVAKGLIASGIELGDRVAILASTRYEWVVLDFAIWAAGGCTVAIFDSSSAEQARWILSDSGTKLIVVENARHRATIAEIEDGLPELGEPLVIDAGAIDTLVTRGAELADEAVHERRKQVKAASPASLIYTSGTTGRPKGVMLSHANLYAESAADRAAMPQFLKPGHRSLLFLPLAHVFARAVALAAFDAGVTVAHTADWSTLVEQFGEYKPDFILSVPRVFEKVFNGAKQKAHDGGKGKIFDLAAETAVEYSQALDNGGPGLVLKLKHTLFDKLVYGKLREAMGGRCKSAVSGGGPLGARLGHFFRGVGVTIYEGYGLTESTAAVSVNTPDHLKVGSVGRPLGGHAAKVADDGELLLRGPVVFAGYWNNPTATEDAFADGWFKTGDLGAIDDQGFVTITGRKKEIIVTAGGKNVSPGMLEDSLRSHPLISQVMVVGDGKPFVGALITLDPEALPGWQTRNNVPADTPIEKLIELPELNAEIDKAVKDTNKLVSHAEAIKKIRILPVDWTEDSGELTPKMSLKRNVVMKNYASEVEAIYS from the coding sequence ATGCGAGAGTTCGAAGTCCCGGCTACCTACACCATCCCCGAAGACGCCAATATGTCCGATGGCGCCTTCCGGCACGCCGAGCGCACGCCCGGCCTGGTGGTGTTCAACAGGCCGGACGGCAAGGGCGGTTGGACTGATGTCACCGCCGCGGAGTTCGCGAAGCACGTCACCGCGGTGGCCAAGGGACTGATCGCCTCCGGGATCGAACTCGGTGACCGGGTCGCCATCCTGGCCTCGACCCGCTACGAGTGGGTGGTGCTGGACTTCGCGATCTGGGCCGCCGGCGGCTGCACGGTAGCGATCTTCGACAGTTCCTCCGCCGAGCAGGCGCGCTGGATCCTGTCCGATTCGGGCACCAAGCTGATCGTGGTCGAGAACGCCCGGCACCGCGCCACCATCGCCGAGATCGAGGACGGCCTGCCGGAACTGGGTGAGCCGCTGGTGATCGACGCCGGCGCCATCGACACCCTGGTCACCCGGGGCGCCGAACTCGCCGACGAGGCCGTGCACGAACGGCGCAAGCAGGTCAAGGCCGCTTCCCCGGCATCGCTGATCTACACCTCCGGCACCACGGGACGGCCCAAGGGCGTCATGCTCTCCCATGCCAACCTCTACGCCGAGTCCGCCGCCGACCGCGCCGCGATGCCGCAGTTCCTCAAGCCGGGCCATCGCTCGCTGCTGTTCCTGCCGCTGGCGCACGTATTCGCCCGCGCGGTGGCGCTGGCCGCTTTCGACGCCGGCGTCACCGTGGCCCACACCGCCGACTGGTCGACGCTGGTCGAGCAGTTCGGCGAATACAAGCCGGACTTCATCCTCTCGGTGCCGCGCGTGTTCGAAAAGGTCTTCAACGGCGCCAAGCAGAAGGCACACGACGGCGGCAAGGGCAAGATCTTCGATCTGGCCGCGGAAACCGCCGTGGAGTACAGCCAGGCGCTCGACAACGGCGGCCCGGGGCTGGTGCTCAAGCTCAAGCACACCCTGTTCGACAAGCTGGTCTACGGCAAGTTGCGCGAGGCGATGGGCGGGCGCTGCAAGTCCGCGGTATCCGGCGGCGGCCCGCTGGGCGCGCGGCTCGGGCACTTCTTCCGCGGTGTCGGCGTCACCATCTACGAGGGTTACGGCCTGACCGAGAGCACCGCCGCGGTGTCGGTGAACACCCCCGACCATCTGAAGGTCGGTTCGGTGGGCCGCCCGCTCGGCGGTCACGCCGCCAAGGTGGCCGACGACGGTGAACTGCTGCTGCGTGGCCCGGTCGTCTTCGCCGGCTACTGGAACAACCCCACCGCCACCGAGGACGCCTTCGCCGACGGCTGGTTCAAGACCGGCGACCTCGGCGCGATCGACGATCAGGGCTTCGTCACGATCACCGGTCGTAAGAAGGAAATCATCGTCACCGCAGGCGGTAAGAACGTCTCCCCGGGAATGCTCGAGGACTCACTGCGCTCACATCCGCTGATCAGCCAGGTGATGGTGGTCGGCGACGGCAAGCCGTTCGTGGGCGCGCTGATCACCCTCGATCCGGAGGCGCTGCCGGGCTGGCAGACTCGCAACAACGTGCCCGCCGACACCCCGATCGAGAAGCTGATCGAACTGCCGGAACTGAACGCCGAGATCGACAAGGCGGTCAAGGACACCAACAAGCTGGTCTCCCACGCCGAGGCGATCAAGAAGATCCGCATCCTGCCGGTCGACTGGACCGAGGACAGCGGTGAACTCACCCCGAAGATGTCGCTCAAGCGCAATGTGGTGATGAAGAACTACGCGAGCGAGGTCGAGGCGATCTACAGCTGA
- a CDS encoding VOC family protein, with amino-acid sequence MKSATTYLMFEGDAEEAFGFYQSVLGGELQMVRYGEMGDGGGGDLPPEVAKRIANAALTWRADQMIMGSDCPPDQRVNHADPAFSVCLDVDDQAEAERIFTGLSAGGQVSMPLGKTEWAELFGMVTDKYSVPWMINLYGGE; translated from the coding sequence GTGAAATCAGCTACCACCTACCTGATGTTCGAAGGCGATGCCGAGGAGGCGTTCGGCTTCTACCAGTCCGTTCTCGGTGGCGAACTGCAGATGGTTCGCTACGGCGAAATGGGTGACGGCGGTGGGGGCGATCTGCCCCCCGAGGTCGCGAAGCGCATCGCCAATGCCGCGCTGACCTGGCGTGCGGATCAGATGATCATGGGCTCGGACTGTCCGCCCGACCAGCGGGTCAACCACGCCGACCCGGCCTTCAGCGTATGCCTGGACGTCGACGATCAGGCCGAGGCCGAGCGGATTTTCACCGGGCTGTCGGCCGGCGGTCAGGTATCGATGCCGCTGGGCAAGACCGAATGGGCCGAACTGTTCGGCATGGTCACCGACAAATACTCGGTGCCGTGGATGATCAACCTGTACGGCGGCGAATAG
- a CDS encoding tautomerase family protein — translation MPLWHIYHPANTYSDKDKQDFARDITALYTSFGLPEFYVVVLFRELEESSYFVGGEPARDTVRIVVEHLARHLDDPDMRRRSTLRLNAIMEPYTRDRGLHWEFHTYESPRDLWMIAGLFPPDAGSEAEKTWARSNKPAPY, via the coding sequence ATGCCTCTCTGGCATATCTACCATCCGGCGAATACCTACTCCGACAAGGATAAACAAGATTTCGCCCGGGATATCACCGCGCTCTACACCAGCTTCGGACTGCCCGAGTTCTATGTCGTCGTACTGTTCCGGGAACTCGAGGAATCGTCGTATTTCGTGGGCGGTGAGCCGGCGCGCGACACCGTGCGGATCGTGGTCGAACATCTGGCCCGGCATCTCGACGATCCGGATATGCGTAGGCGATCGACGCTGCGGCTGAACGCGATCATGGAGCCCTACACCCGCGATCGCGGACTACATTGGGAATTCCACACCTACGAATCCCCGCGGGATCTGTGGATGATCGCCGGATTGTTCCCGCCGGACGCGGGATCCGAAGCCGAAAAGACGTGGGCTCGGTCGAACAAACCCGCCCCCTACTGA
- a CDS encoding SDR family oxidoreductase, protein MVDIEGAVAIVTGGRRGLGKAFVDELLRRGAAKVYAAARTPHPDPDSRIEVLALDVTDPESVAAAAQRATDVDIVVNNAGVLLPAPLLTTEMADVRTTFDTNVFGPLRIAQAFAPTLAARGGGALIDIHSVLSWGAGAAAYGASKAALWSLTNSLRLELAAQHTQVVGVHLGFADTEMVERLTVDKISPARVAEAVFDGLERGDHEVLVDEITRRVKAALSGPVDGLALTIPR, encoded by the coding sequence ATGGTCGACATCGAAGGCGCGGTCGCAATCGTCACCGGTGGCCGTCGCGGACTGGGCAAGGCGTTCGTGGACGAACTACTCCGGCGCGGCGCGGCGAAGGTCTACGCCGCCGCGCGAACTCCGCATCCGGACCCCGATTCGCGGATCGAGGTACTCGCCCTGGATGTCACCGATCCGGAATCGGTGGCGGCCGCGGCGCAACGGGCGACCGATGTCGACATCGTGGTCAACAATGCCGGCGTCCTGCTGCCGGCGCCGCTGCTGACCACCGAGATGGCCGACGTCCGAACCACATTCGACACCAACGTCTTCGGGCCGCTGCGGATCGCTCAGGCCTTCGCGCCGACGCTGGCGGCCCGCGGCGGCGGTGCGCTGATCGATATTCATTCGGTGCTGTCGTGGGGTGCGGGGGCGGCGGCCTACGGCGCGTCCAAAGCGGCGCTGTGGTCACTGACCAATTCACTGCGGCTGGAACTCGCCGCACAGCACACCCAGGTGGTCGGCGTACATCTGGGATTCGCCGATACCGAGATGGTCGAACGGCTGACCGTCGACAAGATCTCCCCGGCTCGCGTCGCCGAAGCCGTATTCGACGGCCTGGAGCGCGGCGACCACGAGGTGCTCGTCGACGAGATAACCCGACGGGTGAAGGCCGCGCTGTCGGGTCCCGTCGACGGGCTGGCACTCACCATCCCCCGATAG